In a single window of the Oscillospiraceae bacterium genome:
- a CDS encoding tail assembly chaperone: protein MMTITIKQKDYNLYFGLDFIAYLDKKYHVSQNGFQLGQGLTYVLAQIELGNPLILVDLIVAGTQTGAKPKTEDIKAYIEKDADIEVLMTDFLSQLETSPTTRFTMKKLGQLTAEVSGK, encoded by the coding sequence ATGATGACAATCACTATCAAACAAAAAGATTACAACCTCTATTTCGGGCTTGACTTTATTGCCTATTTGGACAAAAAATACCATGTCTCGCAAAATGGATTTCAACTCGGTCAAGGTTTAACTTACGTCTTGGCGCAAATTGAATTGGGCAATCCGCTCATTCTCGTCGACCTTATCGTTGCCGGCACACAGACAGGCGCAAAGCCAAAAACCGAGGATATCAAAGCCTATATCGAAAAAGACGCTGATATCGAGGTGCTGATGACCGATTTTTTGTCACAATTAGAGACCTCACCGACGACTCGTTTCACAATGAAGAAACTCGGACAACTGACAGCAGAGGTCAGCGGGAAGTAA